One window of the Sandaracinaceae bacterium genome contains the following:
- a CDS encoding oligosaccharide flippase family protein has translation MVVAKLTSLVTLPVISWVITPSELGTFAVLNSLLLLSFATLLDLGLDAAALRLAVDEDAAGRRDTFSSLLVARTLLASAIAIVAVGWAPDVSRVLTGTEAHAPLIPWLALSILVGTPARTMSNWLRFQGRHGQLGGVMSTMSLIDAALQIGLVVGLDWGLAGLVIARVGSHVLTLPALLALGRDLRGGRLRLSLLRPMLAFGLPFGLFSALHSLREVDRYLIGHLASFEHAGVYDLSVRIAAPLAAVNLALSLALEPELYRRHDAPGTARRVDAFVRAYACLGGGVAFAAAALSPEIVLLVDPAFRPAVRLIPILLFLELIEGLRRMAGLGGDLAKRTGLWAVVALVNVLVAIPGAVLLLPRWPYLAAPVSLLAGAVLAALTAHALARRVHPIALPIPRALAALLVGAALSWAAAVELAEGALGLLARVALAAAFPIGAALVLKVRAETLRELLGALRRRGERTA, from the coding sequence ATGGTGGTCGCCAAGCTGACGTCGCTGGTCACCCTGCCGGTGATCTCCTGGGTCATCACGCCGTCCGAGCTGGGCACCTTCGCGGTGCTCAACAGTCTCCTGCTGCTCTCGTTCGCCACCCTGCTCGATCTCGGCCTCGACGCCGCGGCGCTCCGCCTCGCGGTGGACGAAGACGCGGCGGGGCGACGCGACACGTTCAGCTCGCTCCTCGTCGCTCGCACGCTCCTGGCGAGCGCGATCGCGATCGTCGCGGTGGGCTGGGCCCCGGACGTGTCGCGCGTCCTGACGGGCACCGAGGCCCACGCCCCGCTGATCCCGTGGCTCGCCCTCTCGATCCTGGTCGGCACGCCGGCGCGTACGATGTCGAACTGGCTGCGCTTCCAGGGGCGTCACGGGCAGCTCGGCGGGGTGATGTCGACGATGAGCCTGATCGACGCCGCGCTCCAGATCGGCCTCGTCGTGGGCCTGGACTGGGGCCTGGCCGGGCTGGTCATCGCGCGGGTCGGCTCGCACGTCCTGACCCTCCCCGCGCTCCTCGCTCTGGGCCGCGACCTGCGCGGCGGCCGCCTGCGCCTCTCGCTCCTGCGCCCGATGCTGGCGTTCGGCCTCCCGTTCGGGCTCTTCAGCGCGCTCCACTCGCTGCGAGAGGTCGACCGGTATCTGATCGGCCACCTCGCCTCTTTCGAGCATGCCGGGGTCTACGACCTGTCCGTTCGCATCGCGGCGCCGTTGGCCGCCGTCAACCTCGCGCTCTCGCTCGCCCTCGAGCCGGAGCTCTATCGACGACACGACGCGCCGGGCACCGCGCGCCGCGTGGACGCCTTCGTGCGCGCGTACGCCTGCCTCGGCGGCGGAGTCGCCTTCGCGGCCGCGGCGCTCTCCCCCGAGATCGTGCTCCTCGTGGACCCCGCGTTCCGGCCCGCGGTCCGCCTCATCCCCATCCTCCTGTTCCTGGAGCTGATCGAGGGCCTGCGACGCATGGCCGGGCTGGGCGGCGATCTGGCGAAGCGCACCGGTCTCTGGGCCGTGGTCGCGCTCGTGAACGTGCTGGTCGCGATCCCGGGGGCGGTGCTGCTCCTCCCCCGCTGGCCCTACCTCGCGGCGCCCGTCTCGCTGCTGGCCGGCGCGGTCCTCGCTGCGCTCACCGCCCACGCGCTCGCGCGCCGCGTCCACCCGATCGCGCTGCCGATCCCGCGGGCGCTCGCCGCCCTGCTCGTCGGCGCCGCGCTCTCCTGGGCGGCGGCCGTGGAGCTCGCCGAGGGTGCCCTCGGCCTGCTGGCTCGCGTCGCGCTGGCGGCGGCGTTCCCCATCGGCGCCGCGCTCGTCCTGAAGGTGCGCGCCGAGACCTTGCGAGAGCTGCTCGGGGCGCTGAGGCGGCGCGGAGAGCGGACCGCGTAG
- the moaD gene encoding molybdopterin converting factor subunit 1: MRLEILYFAAVRELVGTDREARETAASTVAALAAELEEAHPALRGRLAQVRFAVNEAFAEDSTALSDGDAVALIPPVAGGSDRAPAEARVAIRDTPLRYDDVLDLVRHPSAGALATFVGVVRDHHEGRTVTALEYSAYASMALKEMARIVAEIESEIPVVRLAAHHRVGELKVGEEAIICAASAPHRGEAFEAGRLLIDRIKERVPVWKRERGPDGEWWVGWEDARCTPGHHHHHDDHD, translated from the coding sequence GTGAGACTGGAGATCCTCTATTTCGCCGCCGTGCGCGAGCTGGTCGGGACCGACCGCGAGGCGCGCGAGACTGCGGCATCGACGGTGGCGGCCCTCGCCGCGGAGCTCGAGGAGGCACACCCCGCGCTGCGCGGTCGGCTCGCGCAGGTGCGCTTCGCGGTGAACGAGGCCTTCGCCGAAGACTCGACCGCCCTGAGCGACGGCGACGCCGTGGCCCTGATCCCGCCCGTCGCGGGCGGCTCGGATCGCGCGCCGGCGGAGGCGCGCGTGGCCATCAGGGACACGCCGCTCCGCTACGACGACGTGCTCGACCTCGTGCGCCACCCGTCGGCGGGCGCGCTCGCGACCTTCGTGGGCGTCGTGCGAGACCACCACGAGGGCCGCACGGTCACGGCGCTCGAGTACTCCGCCTACGCGTCGATGGCGCTCAAGGAGATGGCGCGCATCGTGGCCGAGATCGAGTCCGAGATCCCCGTCGTCCGGCTCGCGGCGCATCACCGCGTCGGGGAGCTGAAGGTGGGCGAGGAGGCGATCATCTGCGCCGCGAGCGCCCCGCACCGCGGCGAGGCCTTCGAGGCAGGCCGCCTGCTCATCGATCGCATCAAGGAGCGGGTCCCGGTGTGGAAGCGCGAGCGCGGACCCGACGGCGAGTGGTGGGTCGGCTGGGAGGACGCGCGCTGCACCCCCGGCCATCATCACCACCACGACGACCACGATTGA
- the fadI gene encoding acetyl-CoA C-acyltransferase FadI, with translation MAKGKGKSRVAIVAGLRTPFAKQGTAYRDVSALELGTMVVSELLQRSGVDPSEIQQCVYGQVVPSLKAPNIAREIVLLTDMPRDIEAFSVSRACATSYQSAVSVAQAIETGAIDCGVAGGADSASDVPISVSKRLASALIDANRAKSLKDRLAAFSGLKPKDFLPVPPALKEYTTGLTMGESAEKMAKENHIAREAQDELAHRSHQRAADAWEKGWMQDEVMEAYLPPRYEALTEDNLVRHDGKLESYSKLRPVFDRKHGTITAGNSSPLTDGASALLMMREDKAKALGLEPLGYLKSYAFAAIDPAGQMLMGPSYATPKALDRAGVKLSDLDLIDMHEAFAAQVLSNTQAFESKRFAEKELGRSEAIGQIDWDEFNVTGGSIAIGHPFAATGARQITQTLNNLKRRGGELALCTACAAGGLGAAMVLEAAS, from the coding sequence ATGGCCAAGGGCAAAGGGAAGAGCCGCGTCGCCATCGTCGCGGGATTGCGGACGCCGTTCGCGAAGCAGGGCACGGCCTACCGCGACGTGTCGGCGCTCGAGCTGGGGACCATGGTCGTCTCGGAGCTGCTGCAGCGGAGCGGCGTCGACCCGAGCGAGATCCAGCAGTGCGTCTACGGACAGGTCGTGCCCTCGCTCAAGGCGCCGAACATCGCGCGCGAGATCGTGCTGCTGACCGACATGCCCCGCGACATCGAGGCGTTCAGCGTCTCGCGCGCGTGCGCGACGAGCTACCAGTCCGCCGTCAGCGTGGCCCAGGCGATCGAGACCGGCGCCATCGACTGCGGCGTCGCGGGCGGCGCGGACAGCGCGTCGGACGTGCCGATCTCCGTGAGCAAGCGGCTCGCGTCGGCGCTCATCGACGCGAACCGCGCCAAGAGCCTCAAGGACCGGCTCGCGGCGTTCAGCGGCCTCAAGCCGAAGGACTTCCTCCCCGTCCCGCCCGCGCTCAAGGAGTACACGACGGGCCTGACGATGGGCGAGAGCGCCGAGAAGATGGCGAAGGAGAACCACATCGCGCGCGAGGCGCAGGACGAGCTGGCGCACCGCAGCCATCAGCGCGCGGCCGACGCGTGGGAGAAGGGCTGGATGCAGGACGAGGTCATGGAGGCCTACCTGCCGCCCCGCTACGAGGCGCTCACGGAGGACAACCTCGTGCGCCACGACGGCAAGCTCGAGAGCTACTCCAAGCTCCGCCCCGTCTTCGACCGCAAGCACGGCACGATCACGGCCGGCAACTCCTCGCCGCTCACCGACGGCGCGAGCGCGCTCCTCATGATGCGCGAGGACAAGGCGAAGGCGCTGGGGCTCGAGCCCCTCGGCTACCTCAAGAGCTACGCGTTCGCGGCCATCGATCCGGCGGGGCAGATGCTCATGGGCCCGAGCTACGCGACGCCCAAGGCGCTCGACCGCGCGGGCGTGAAGCTCTCGGACCTGGACCTGATCGACATGCACGAGGCCTTCGCGGCCCAGGTGCTGAGCAACACGCAGGCCTTCGAGAGCAAGCGCTTCGCGGAGAAGGAGCTCGGGCGCAGCGAGGCGATCGGACAGATCGACTGGGACGAGTTCAACGTCACCGGCGGCTCCATCGCGATCGGTCACCCCTTCGCGGCGACCGGCGCGCGGCAGATCACCCAGACGCTGAACAACCTGAAGCGGCGGGGCGGCGAGCTGGCCCTCTGCACCGCGTGCGCGGCCGGCGGCCTCGGCGCGGCCATGGTCCTCGAGGCGGCGAGCTGA
- the ureA gene encoding urease subunit gamma, translating into MELAPREKDKLLIFCAGLLAERRREAGLRLNYPEAVAYISSALLEGARAGKSVAELMSHGATLLTREDVMEGVPEMIHEVQVEATFPDGTKLVTVHEPIR; encoded by the coding sequence ATGGAGCTCGCACCGAGAGAGAAAGACAAGTTGCTCATCTTCTGCGCCGGCCTGCTCGCCGAGCGGCGCCGCGAGGCGGGCCTCCGCCTCAACTACCCGGAGGCCGTCGCCTACATCTCGAGCGCGCTGCTCGAGGGCGCCCGGGCCGGCAAGAGCGTCGCCGAGCTGATGAGCCACGGCGCCACGCTGCTGACTCGCGAAGACGTGATGGAGGGCGTGCCCGAGATGATCCACGAGGTCCAGGTCGAGGCCACCTTCCCCGACGGCACGAAGCTCGTGACCGTGCACGAGCCCATCCGATGA
- a CDS encoding Uma2 family endonuclease has product MQPLHAEFPGIEAQQVRRLRRAEYDRLVEEGAFADERVELIRGVIIRRPPQGPTHTSPIDRLTELLVLKLSGRARVRVQGPLIAPDDSEPEPDLAVIPPGDYDDAHPSVAWLVIEVAESSLSYDRLTKAPLYAAMGVPEYWIVNVREAAIEVHRQPEGDRYARVTSHGRGETITLERFADASIDVDDVLRPSR; this is encoded by the coding sequence ATGCAGCCCCTCCACGCAGAGTTCCCCGGCATCGAAGCGCAGCAGGTCAGGCGACTGCGGAGGGCGGAGTACGACCGGCTCGTGGAGGAGGGCGCCTTCGCCGACGAGCGGGTCGAGCTGATCCGAGGGGTGATCATTCGAAGGCCGCCGCAGGGACCCACGCACACGAGCCCGATCGACCGGCTCACGGAGCTCCTCGTCCTGAAGCTGTCCGGGCGCGCCCGGGTACGCGTCCAGGGGCCCCTCATCGCGCCGGACGACTCCGAGCCGGAACCGGATCTCGCGGTGATCCCGCCCGGCGACTACGACGACGCCCACCCGTCCGTGGCGTGGCTGGTCATCGAGGTCGCGGAGTCATCGCTCTCCTACGATCGTCTGACCAAGGCGCCGCTCTACGCGGCGATGGGCGTGCCCGAGTACTGGATCGTCAACGTGCGCGAGGCGGCCATCGAGGTGCATCGGCAGCCCGAGGGCGACCGCTACGCCCGCGTCACGTCACACGGACGCGGGGAGACGATCACCCTCGAGCGCTTCGCCGACGCGTCGATCGACGTCGACGACGTGCTCAGGCCGTCGCGCTGA
- the fadJ gene encoding fatty acid oxidation complex subunit alpha FadJ — translation MSDALTIEKRDDGVFVIRMDLPGESVNTLQDRFAEDFGAAFDAVEKDPVCKAVVFTSGKKDFIVGADVKMLKRCKTAREAADLARGGQRSMNRIAGFRVPVVAAIHGNALGGGLEVALACHGRVASDSPRTRLGLPECQLGLLPGAAGTQRLPRLVDIQTALDMLLTGKQINAKKAKKIGLVDEVVPEAILVEVAAQRALKLAEKGGQKKKTLKERLKPEELQEWALTENPLGRKVVFDQARKALLEKTRGNYPAQEKILDVVKTGLEKGFEAGLEAEAEAFGELVVSPQAAQLMNIFFATTAMKKDSGVDDPEVKPRDVDVVGMLGAGLMGAGIAYVTADKAGIPVRLKDRDVAGVGRGLKYVRDVLDKKVKRKRLTKMERDVIMNRVSGTTRYDGFENVPVVIEAVFEDLGLKHRVLKDTEERGPKDVIFASNTSSIPITDIAEASAHPETVIGMHYFSPVEKMPLLEIITTDKTADWVTATCVELGKKQGKTVIVVNDGVGFYTSRILGPLMNEAAYILNEGVPVEDIDRALVDWGFPVGPITLLDEVGIDVAEKVGHIVQAKFGDRMKAPPGFEKLVADERFGRKNGKGFYRYGGDKGKKKEVDESVYAVLGLTPDKKMAAEEIAQRCALAFVNEACLCFGEGILRSARDGDIGAIFGLGFPPFRGGPFRYVDTVGAKEIVRRLQRFRDRLGNRFAPAPVLLSMVESGQTFHGDDAVKPGQHDFPPGQAVSATA, via the coding sequence ATGAGCGACGCATTGACGATCGAGAAGCGCGATGACGGGGTCTTCGTCATCCGGATGGATCTGCCCGGCGAGAGCGTCAACACGCTCCAGGACCGCTTCGCCGAGGACTTCGGCGCGGCGTTCGACGCGGTGGAGAAGGACCCGGTCTGCAAGGCCGTGGTGTTCACCAGCGGCAAGAAGGACTTCATCGTCGGCGCCGACGTGAAGATGCTCAAGCGCTGCAAGACGGCGCGCGAGGCCGCGGACCTGGCGCGGGGTGGACAGCGCTCGATGAACCGCATCGCGGGCTTCCGTGTGCCGGTCGTCGCCGCCATCCACGGCAACGCGCTCGGCGGCGGCCTCGAGGTCGCGCTCGCGTGCCACGGGCGCGTCGCGTCGGACAGCCCGCGCACCCGCCTCGGCCTCCCGGAGTGTCAGCTCGGGCTGCTCCCCGGCGCGGCCGGCACGCAGCGGCTCCCGCGCCTCGTGGACATCCAGACCGCGCTCGACATGCTGCTCACGGGCAAGCAGATCAACGCGAAGAAGGCCAAGAAGATCGGCCTGGTGGACGAGGTCGTCCCCGAGGCGATCCTCGTCGAGGTGGCGGCGCAGCGCGCGCTGAAGCTCGCGGAGAAGGGCGGGCAGAAGAAGAAGACGCTGAAGGAGCGCCTCAAGCCCGAGGAGCTCCAGGAGTGGGCGCTGACCGAGAACCCGCTCGGCCGGAAGGTCGTCTTCGACCAGGCGAGGAAGGCGCTCCTCGAGAAGACCCGCGGGAACTACCCGGCGCAGGAGAAGATCCTCGACGTGGTGAAGACGGGGCTCGAGAAGGGCTTCGAGGCCGGGCTCGAGGCGGAGGCCGAGGCCTTCGGTGAGCTCGTCGTGAGCCCCCAGGCGGCGCAGCTGATGAACATCTTCTTCGCGACGACCGCGATGAAGAAGGACTCCGGCGTGGACGACCCCGAGGTGAAGCCGCGCGACGTCGACGTGGTCGGCATGCTCGGCGCGGGCCTGATGGGCGCGGGCATCGCGTACGTCACCGCGGACAAGGCGGGCATCCCCGTGCGCCTCAAGGACCGGGACGTGGCCGGCGTGGGCCGCGGGCTCAAGTACGTGCGCGACGTGCTCGACAAGAAGGTGAAGCGGAAGCGCCTCACCAAGATGGAGCGCGACGTGATCATGAACCGCGTCAGCGGCACGACGCGCTACGACGGCTTCGAGAACGTCCCCGTGGTGATCGAGGCGGTCTTCGAGGACCTCGGGCTCAAGCACCGCGTGCTGAAGGACACCGAGGAGCGCGGCCCGAAGGACGTGATCTTCGCGTCCAACACCAGCTCCATCCCGATCACCGACATCGCGGAGGCGAGCGCGCACCCGGAGACGGTCATCGGCATGCATTACTTCTCGCCCGTCGAGAAGATGCCGCTCCTCGAGATCATCACGACCGACAAGACCGCCGACTGGGTCACCGCGACCTGCGTGGAGCTCGGCAAGAAGCAGGGCAAGACGGTCATCGTCGTCAACGACGGGGTCGGCTTCTACACGAGCCGCATCCTCGGCCCGCTCATGAACGAGGCGGCCTACATCCTGAACGAGGGCGTCCCGGTCGAGGACATCGACCGCGCGCTCGTCGACTGGGGCTTCCCGGTCGGGCCGATCACCCTGCTCGACGAGGTCGGCATCGACGTCGCCGAGAAGGTCGGCCACATCGTGCAGGCCAAGTTCGGCGACCGCATGAAGGCGCCGCCCGGCTTCGAGAAGCTCGTCGCGGACGAGCGCTTCGGACGCAAGAACGGCAAGGGCTTTTACCGCTACGGCGGCGACAAGGGCAAGAAGAAGGAGGTCGACGAGAGCGTCTACGCGGTGCTCGGCTTGACCCCCGACAAGAAGATGGCGGCCGAGGAGATCGCGCAGCGATGCGCCCTCGCCTTCGTCAACGAGGCCTGCCTCTGCTTCGGCGAGGGCATCCTCCGCAGCGCGCGCGACGGCGACATCGGCGCGATCTTCGGGCTCGGCTTCCCGCCCTTCCGCGGCGGCCCGTTCCGCTACGTGGACACGGTCGGCGCCAAGGAGATCGTGCGGCGCCTGCAGCGCTTCCGCGACCGACTCGGCAACCGCTTCGCCCCCGCGCCCGTGCTCCTGTCGATGGTCGAGAGCGGCCAGACCTTCCACGGCGACGACGCCGTGAAGCCGGGTCAGCACGACTTCCCGCCCGGTCAGGCGGTCAGCGCGACGGCCTGA
- a CDS encoding radical SAM protein, with product MSVGDIVFIDCVNSRRIISLGPYYLQASLAAAGYASEVVPVHEDREEEALEAILARRPAIVGFSVDISNVDQSARCAKFVRERCDALVIAGGPHVTLEKKQFLVDYPHYDALVIGEGEETMLDIVQTLERGEKIDSLQGLVVASKGMIRSNGERPLIQDLDSLAFPNYANIPFNGHIHPIITSRGCPWDCVFCCTKKLYSSRRWRARSPENVVAELFDIRDRGFTRVGIWDDAFNTDVKRAKAIFRLILEEGLDLQYSFPNGVRANCLDDELVSLMRRAGVVRIPFGVEDLDPDIAKGIGKNLKLSTLKEACELLHRYDYKTEAFMIVGLPGATPESTLRSLANLEHAGIDLARWYIAVPYTNTDLYRWVEANARMLPEEEYGTGTWSSNPPVLFETEDFKKAQRLHAFYYCNASSNNFLPLGGEVNRSKPMVALRILARVLYHRPDKLPRVLPWLVGAAINPMKHIFNEPFRRLDAAARARIERGVPSRPSPRTTNWVPTESLRAQP from the coding sequence ATGAGCGTGGGCGATATCGTTTTCATCGACTGCGTCAACAGCCGCAGGATCATCTCACTCGGCCCGTATTATCTGCAGGCCAGCCTCGCGGCGGCCGGCTACGCGTCCGAGGTCGTCCCCGTGCACGAGGATCGCGAGGAGGAAGCGCTCGAGGCCATCCTCGCGCGCCGCCCCGCCATCGTGGGCTTCTCGGTCGACATCTCGAACGTCGACCAGTCGGCGCGCTGCGCGAAGTTCGTGCGCGAGCGCTGCGACGCCTTGGTCATCGCGGGCGGCCCGCACGTCACCCTCGAGAAGAAGCAGTTCCTCGTCGACTATCCGCACTACGACGCGCTCGTGATCGGAGAGGGCGAAGAGACGATGCTCGACATCGTCCAAACCCTCGAGCGGGGTGAGAAGATCGACTCGCTCCAGGGCCTCGTGGTGGCCTCCAAGGGCATGATCCGGAGCAACGGCGAGCGGCCGCTGATCCAGGACCTCGACTCACTCGCGTTCCCCAACTACGCGAACATCCCCTTCAACGGGCACATCCACCCGATCATCACATCGCGCGGTTGCCCGTGGGACTGCGTGTTCTGCTGCACGAAGAAGCTGTACTCGTCTCGCCGATGGCGCGCGCGCTCTCCCGAGAACGTGGTCGCCGAGCTGTTCGACATTCGCGACCGCGGCTTCACTCGTGTGGGGATCTGGGACGACGCGTTCAACACCGACGTCAAGCGGGCCAAGGCGATCTTCCGGCTCATCCTCGAGGAGGGCCTCGATCTCCAGTACTCGTTTCCGAACGGCGTGCGCGCCAACTGCCTCGACGACGAGCTCGTGTCGCTCATGCGGCGAGCTGGCGTGGTGCGAATCCCCTTCGGCGTCGAGGACCTCGACCCGGACATCGCCAAGGGCATCGGCAAGAACTTGAAGCTCTCGACGCTCAAGGAGGCTTGCGAGCTGCTCCACCGCTACGACTACAAGACCGAGGCGTTCATGATCGTCGGCCTCCCCGGCGCCACGCCCGAGTCGACGCTGCGCTCGCTGGCGAACCTCGAGCACGCCGGGATCGATCTCGCGCGCTGGTACATCGCGGTCCCGTACACCAACACCGACCTCTACCGCTGGGTGGAGGCGAACGCGCGGATGCTCCCCGAGGAGGAGTACGGGACGGGGACCTGGTCGAGCAATCCCCCGGTGCTGTTCGAGACCGAGGACTTCAAGAAGGCACAGCGCCTTCACGCGTTCTACTATTGCAACGCGAGCTCGAACAACTTCCTCCCGCTCGGCGGAGAGGTGAACCGCAGCAAGCCCATGGTGGCGCTGCGGATCCTCGCGCGGGTCCTCTACCACCGGCCCGACAAGCTCCCTCGCGTCCTCCCGTGGCTCGTTGGCGCCGCCATCAACCCGATGAAGCACATCTTCAACGAGCCTTTCCGGAGGCTGGACGCGGCCGCGCGCGCGCGCATCGAGCGCGGCGTCCCCTCGCGCCCGAGCCCGCGCACGACGAACTGGGTCCCGACCGAGAGCCTGCGCGCGCAGCCCTGA
- a CDS encoding urease subunit beta, translating into MTPGEIRVADGEITLNEGRARATLSVANTGDRPIQVGSHYHFAETNPALDFDRAAARGMRLDIPAGTAVRFEPGQTREVRLVAYAGDRRVFGFRGEVMGPLEDA; encoded by the coding sequence ATGACGCCGGGGGAGATCCGGGTCGCCGACGGCGAGATCACGCTCAACGAGGGCCGCGCGCGGGCGACGCTTTCGGTGGCCAACACGGGGGACCGGCCGATCCAGGTCGGCTCGCACTACCACTTCGCGGAGACGAACCCGGCCCTCGACTTCGACCGGGCCGCGGCGCGCGGCATGCGCCTCGACATCCCCGCAGGCACCGCGGTCCGCTTCGAGCCGGGCCAGACCCGGGAGGTCCGCCTCGTCGCGTACGCGGGTGATCGCCGCGTCTTCGGCTTCCGGGGCGAGGTCATGGGACCGCTGGAGGACGCGTGA
- a CDS encoding urease accessory protein UreD, with protein sequence MQPTSSAPTQPAWSASLGLTLGDRAGRTRIRSLRHHGPLRIQRAFHPEGDGTAHVVVLHPPAGLVGGDRLDVEIDVEEGARALVTTTGAGKTYRSDGRQAETLTSARVSDGAYLELVPQETVVFDGAHAGLCTSVSLAATAELLAWEVICLGRPACGERFDRGRLRCALEVSREGHLLFSERGTVAGGDPALDAPWGFGGLPAFGTLVATAGAVDALRVAVADHAGPAAVTRLDDLRVVRVAGRDGVHVRAALERARHAVRDAWRRPRLDPAIWRS encoded by the coding sequence GTGCAGCCGACCTCCTCAGCCCCGACGCAACCTGCGTGGAGCGCGTCGCTGGGCCTCACGCTCGGAGATCGCGCGGGTCGGACCCGGATCCGCAGCCTGCGACACCATGGCCCGCTGCGGATCCAGCGCGCGTTCCACCCAGAGGGCGACGGGACGGCCCACGTCGTGGTCCTGCATCCGCCGGCCGGTTTGGTGGGCGGCGATCGGCTGGACGTGGAGATCGACGTCGAGGAGGGCGCGCGGGCGCTCGTGACGACGACGGGCGCGGGCAAGACCTACCGCTCGGACGGCCGGCAGGCGGAGACCCTCACGTCGGCCCGCGTCTCGGACGGCGCCTACCTCGAGCTGGTGCCGCAGGAGACCGTGGTCTTCGACGGCGCCCACGCGGGGCTCTGCACCTCGGTGTCGCTCGCGGCCACGGCGGAGCTGCTGGCCTGGGAGGTGATCTGCCTCGGACGCCCTGCATGCGGGGAGCGCTTCGACCGCGGCCGGCTGCGCTGCGCGCTCGAGGTCTCTCGCGAAGGCCACCTGCTCTTCTCGGAGCGAGGGACCGTGGCCGGGGGAGACCCGGCGCTCGACGCGCCCTGGGGGTTCGGCGGTCTCCCCGCCTTCGGCACCCTGGTGGCCACGGCCGGGGCGGTCGACGCGCTCCGGGTCGCGGTCGCAGACCACGCGGGGCCGGCCGCGGTGACCCGGCTCGACGATCTCCGCGTCGTGCGCGTCGCCGGCCGCGACGGCGTCCACGTCCGCGCCGCCCTCGAGCGCGCCCGACACGCCGTCCGAGACGCGTGGCGCCGGCCCCGACTCGACCCCGCCATCTGGAGGAGCTGA
- a CDS encoding AI-2E family transporter, giving the protein MSREKVRRGLVTIAAIVVLIAGMRAAASIVVPILLALFLAFVSSPLVFRLSKTRMPYPLAVSLVLLLELAVLGTLGVLIGSSVGRFEQRVPVYRDRLGEIYRELADFMSSHGVRLAPEGLSTALDPGAIMEMIGTTLTGLGAILGNLLLVVLVLAFTLFDASRLWRKVEAHFAGSAAGDHVLTAISAEINRYLSVKSATSITTGVLLGVWCAVMGVDFAVLWGLLAFLLNYIPTVGSLLAAIPPVLVALVVHGPGTALAVAGGYVAVNVSIGNVIEPRLMGRALGISPVVVLLSIVLWGWVLGPVGALLSVPLTMILKIALSNTTEWAWIADLMSGPVEEVQEPIPEPSTSERSEPGEVG; this is encoded by the coding sequence GTGTCTCGCGAGAAGGTACGTCGCGGCCTCGTCACCATCGCCGCCATCGTCGTGCTGATCGCCGGCATGCGCGCGGCGGCGTCCATCGTCGTGCCGATCCTGCTCGCGCTCTTCCTCGCCTTCGTGTCGAGCCCGCTCGTCTTTCGGTTGAGCAAGACGCGCATGCCGTATCCGCTCGCGGTGAGCTTGGTGCTGCTGCTGGAGCTGGCGGTGCTGGGCACGCTCGGCGTCCTGATCGGCAGCTCGGTCGGGCGCTTCGAGCAGCGCGTGCCCGTCTATCGCGATCGACTGGGCGAGATCTACCGAGAGCTGGCGGACTTCATGAGCTCGCACGGGGTGCGGCTCGCGCCCGAAGGCCTCTCGACGGCGCTCGACCCGGGCGCGATCATGGAGATGATCGGCACGACGCTGACCGGCCTCGGCGCGATCCTGGGCAACCTGCTCCTCGTCGTGCTCGTGCTCGCGTTCACGCTCTTCGACGCGTCTCGGCTCTGGCGCAAGGTCGAGGCGCACTTCGCCGGGAGCGCGGCGGGCGACCATGTGCTGACGGCCATCTCGGCCGAGATCAACCGCTACCTCAGCGTCAAGAGCGCCACGAGCATCACCACCGGCGTGCTGCTCGGCGTCTGGTGCGCGGTGATGGGCGTGGACTTCGCCGTCCTCTGGGGGTTGCTGGCGTTCTTGCTCAACTACATCCCCACCGTCGGCTCGCTGCTCGCCGCCATCCCACCGGTGCTCGTCGCGCTCGTGGTGCACGGCCCCGGCACGGCGCTCGCGGTGGCGGGCGGCTACGTGGCCGTGAACGTCTCGATCGGCAACGTGATCGAGCCGCGCCTGATGGGGCGCGCGCTCGGCATCTCGCCCGTCGTCGTGCTGCTCTCCATCGTGCTCTGGGGCTGGGTGCTCGGCCCGGTCGGCGCGCTGTTGAGCGTGCCGCTGACGATGATCCTGAAGATCGCGCTCTCCAACACGACGGAGTGGGCCTGGATCGCCGACCTGATGAGCGGGCCGGTGGAGGAGGTGCAGGAGCCAATCCCCGAGCCGTCGACGAGCGAGCGCTCGGAGCCCGGCGAGGTGGGATGA